A region of Deinococcus rubellus DNA encodes the following proteins:
- the mltG gene encoding endolytic transglycosylase MltG has translation MTRLRPRRPAWQRALFWIFFLLLLAVILAAAYAYSLTQSPGGKAYTLEITPGDTLAAKASELQQKGVIKNADVLRLVMRQRGTAGKLKEGLYDLPADQTVFQVADDLAGNPRIPTVSVTIPEGKRLKDLPAIITAAGLSNAVAINAAMRDVALSPAAQAGGASNLEGFLFPATYPFRPKASARDIIGAMADRMTQEFTPARVAGAKKLNLSIYQWVTLASMVQAEAANTGEMPVVAGVFVNRLKEGIALGSDPTVAYGLGKDLPDLDRSAGDFTKDTPYSTYTRMGLPKGPINNPGEAALTSILNARLTTANGKAALYFLHGTDGTIHVNNDYAAHQRDIARYR, from the coding sequence GTGACCCGTCTGCGCCCGCGCCGCCCGGCCTGGCAGCGCGCCCTCTTCTGGATCTTCTTTTTGCTCCTGCTGGCTGTAATCCTGGCTGCCGCTTACGCCTACAGCCTGACCCAGAGTCCCGGCGGCAAAGCCTACACCCTGGAAATCACGCCCGGCGATACCCTGGCGGCCAAGGCCAGCGAACTCCAGCAAAAGGGCGTCATCAAAAATGCCGACGTGCTGCGGCTGGTCATGCGTCAGCGTGGCACGGCGGGCAAGCTCAAGGAAGGGCTGTACGATCTGCCCGCCGACCAGACCGTCTTCCAGGTGGCCGACGATCTGGCGGGCAACCCGCGCATTCCCACCGTCAGCGTCACCATTCCTGAGGGCAAGCGCCTCAAGGACCTGCCCGCCATCATCACGGCGGCGGGGCTGAGCAATGCGGTAGCCATCAACGCCGCCATGCGGGATGTGGCGCTTAGTCCGGCAGCGCAGGCGGGAGGGGCCAGCAATCTGGAGGGCTTTCTGTTTCCGGCGACCTACCCGTTCCGGCCCAAGGCCAGCGCCAGGGACATCATCGGGGCGATGGCCGACCGGATGACCCAGGAGTTCACGCCCGCGCGGGTGGCGGGGGCCAAAAAGCTCAACCTCAGCATCTACCAGTGGGTCACGCTGGCCAGCATGGTGCAGGCCGAGGCCGCCAACACGGGTGAGATGCCAGTGGTGGCGGGCGTCTTTGTCAACCGCCTCAAGGAAGGCATCGCCCTGGGCAGTGACCCCACCGTCGCCTACGGCCTGGGCAAAGACCTGCCGGATCTGGACCGCTCGGCGGGCGACTTCACCAAGGACACCCCCTACAGCACCTACACCCGCATGGGACTTCCCAAAGGTCCCATCAATAATCCCGGCGAGGCGGCCTTGACCAGCATCCTGAATGCCAGGCTGACCACCGCCAACGGCAAGGCGGCCCTTTACTTCTTGCACGGCACCGACGGCACGATTCACGTCAACAACGACTATGCCGCCCACCAGCGAGACATCGCCCGCTACCGCTGA
- a CDS encoding peptidylprolyl isomerase: MKRLALLTLLTLSLAACQKKDTATTDTTKTETATTDTTKTDAATTDPAKTATPAADPTKTDPTKTETVVTAPAAIPSGYTLVPELSKTPLRTFKAAPPMTLDDSKNYYAVIDTDKGQIVAELLNNDVPVTVNNFVYLARNHFYDGQRFHRVIDNFMAQTGDPGSADESKKATWGQGGPGYQFPDEIRSKLVFDKPGMLAMANSGPNTNGSQFFITFAPSTFLNGGYSLFGKVVGGDDVLTKLTRTATSGQGGETPIPGAVPDKLLSVRIVTKP; this comes from the coding sequence GTGAAGCGCTTAGCCCTCCTGACCCTGCTGACCCTGAGTCTGGCCGCCTGCCAGAAAAAAGACACGGCGACCACCGACACCACCAAAACCGAGACCGCGACGACGGACACGACCAAAACGGACGCGGCGACCACCGATCCAGCCAAGACCGCCACCCCGGCGGCTGACCCCACCAAGACTGACCCCACCAAAACCGAGACCGTCGTGACCGCGCCCGCCGCGATTCCCAGCGGCTACACGCTGGTCCCGGAGCTGAGCAAGACGCCGCTGCGGACCTTCAAGGCCGCGCCCCCCATGACACTTGACGACAGCAAGAACTACTACGCCGTCATCGACACCGACAAGGGCCAGATCGTGGCCGAGCTGCTGAATAACGACGTGCCGGTGACGGTCAACAACTTCGTGTATCTGGCGCGCAACCACTTCTACGACGGCCAGCGCTTTCACCGCGTCATCGACAACTTCATGGCCCAGACCGGCGACCCCGGCAGCGCTGACGAGAGCAAGAAGGCGACCTGGGGTCAGGGTGGCCCCGGCTACCAGTTCCCTGACGAGATCCGCAGCAAGCTGGTGTTTGACAAGCCGGGTATGCTGGCGATGGCCAACAGCGGCCCCAACACCAACGGCTCGCAATTTTTCATCACTTTCGCTCCGTCCACCTTCCTCAACGGCGGCTACAGCCTGTTTGGCAAGGTGGTGGGCGGCGACGACGTGCTGACCAAGCTGACCCGCACCGCCACCTCCGGCCAGGGCGGCGAGACCCCGATCCCCGGCGCAGTGCCGGACAAGCTCCTGAGTGTGCGGATCGTCACCAAACCCTGA
- the cmk gene encoding (d)CMP kinase — MIVTIDGVAASGKSSVASGVARRLNIPYVSSGLLYRAATLLALEAGTDLGDAPALIALLSGSPLRLEPLPEGNRIFLTPVGEQETGAERDLTADAHTSAVDAGVSALAQLPELREWVNAQLRALTPPFVAEGRDMGTAVFPQAQAKFFLTASPRVRALRRVKERLEDVAEVEAALVARDAKDKAQSAPAADAQLIDTSTLDLSGVIAAVLRGLHQPASSDLS; from the coding sequence GTGATTGTGACGATTGACGGCGTGGCGGCCAGCGGAAAATCCAGCGTGGCCAGTGGCGTGGCCCGCCGCCTGAATATTCCCTACGTGTCCAGCGGCCTGCTCTACCGGGCGGCCACCTTACTGGCGCTCGAAGCTGGCACCGACCTGGGTGACGCCCCGGCCCTGATTGCCCTGCTGAGCGGCTCGCCGCTGCGCCTGGAGCCGCTGCCGGAAGGCAACCGGATTTTTCTGACCCCAGTGGGCGAGCAGGAGACGGGGGCCGAGCGCGACCTGACGGCGGACGCCCATACCAGCGCGGTGGACGCCGGGGTCAGTGCCTTAGCCCAGCTCCCCGAGCTGCGCGAGTGGGTCAACGCCCAGCTCCGGGCGCTCACCCCGCCGTTCGTGGCCGAGGGGCGTGACATGGGCACGGCAGTCTTCCCGCAGGCGCAGGCCAAGTTCTTTCTGACGGCCTCGCCGCGCGTGCGGGCGCTGCGGCGGGTCAAGGAGCGCCTCGAAGACGTGGCGGAGGTGGAGGCCGCGCTGGTCGCCCGCGACGCCAAAGACAAAGCGCAGTCGGCCCCCGCTGCCGACGCCCAATTGATCGACACCAGCACGCTTGATCTCTCCGGCGTGATCGCGGCGGTGCTGCGGGGTCTTCATCAACCCGCATCTTCCGACTTATCATAA
- a CDS encoding LptF/LptG family permease encodes MSRSAPSSPSVRRSAPSTGRLNRYLLEEILPFLLAGLAVTILLLLLAALQAVIAPLLAKGANPLLVAKLVALQLPYAVSQGLPIALLFATLLGLSRLSADSEIKAMQASGVSPARLFGPVMALGLIVTLLSFAVGELLTPRAKVQALSVQREIVLDNPRVAGLGGPGAGGKALVLRDAFGRAISVADVEPGGELRGLSIASLRGGEVAREIITARRGHLNAGSNVLELFDGQRITYQNEKPSTVLSFERGTLPVQDLQASFKGGDELKPVFLPLRVLWKRVQDYRAQNINAPQEFTALQRKFAEPVAALCMAFFAAALAVFSFRSNLNIGLVWVLLLTFLYYATWSVFRVMGENGALPAVLAAWTPDALYLLAGVGLLWVAARR; translated from the coding sequence GTGAGCCGTTCTGCGCCTTCCTCTCCCAGCGTTCGCCGCTCCGCGCCCTCGACGGGCCGCCTCAACCGCTACCTGTTGGAAGAGATTCTGCCGTTTTTGCTCGCTGGGCTGGCGGTCACCATCCTGCTGCTGCTGCTGGCGGCCTTGCAGGCGGTGATCGCACCGCTGCTGGCCAAGGGCGCAAATCCCCTGCTGGTCGCCAAGCTGGTGGCCCTGCAACTGCCCTATGCGGTATCGCAGGGCCTGCCCATCGCCCTCTTGTTCGCCACCCTGCTGGGACTCTCTCGCCTCTCCGCCGACTCGGAAATCAAGGCGATGCAGGCCAGTGGCGTGTCGCCTGCCAGGCTGTTTGGGCCGGTGATGGCGCTGGGGCTGATCGTCACCTTGCTCAGCTTCGCGGTGGGCGAACTGCTGACCCCACGTGCCAAGGTGCAGGCCCTGAGCGTGCAGCGCGAGATCGTCCTCGACAATCCCCGCGTGGCCGGACTGGGTGGGCCGGGGGCAGGTGGTAAGGCGCTGGTGTTGCGCGACGCCTTCGGGCGGGCCATTAGCGTGGCAGATGTGGAACCGGGCGGCGAGCTGCGCGGCCTGAGCATCGCCAGCCTGCGTGGCGGCGAGGTGGCCCGCGAGATCATCACCGCCAGGCGCGGCCACCTGAATGCGGGCAGCAATGTGCTGGAACTCTTTGACGGCCAGCGCATCACCTACCAGAATGAGAAACCCTCCACGGTGCTGAGTTTCGAGCGCGGCACGCTGCCGGTGCAGGACTTGCAGGCCAGCTTCAAGGGCGGCGACGAACTCAAGCCGGTCTTTTTGCCGCTGCGCGTCCTGTGGAAGCGGGTGCAGGACTACCGCGCCCAGAACATCAACGCCCCGCAGGAATTCACCGCCCTCCAGCGCAAGTTCGCCGAGCCGGTGGCGGCGCTGTGCATGGCCTTTTTCGCTGCTGCGCTGGCCGTCTTCTCGTTTCGCAGCAACCTGAATATCGGGCTGGTGTGGGTGCTGCTGCTGACCTTCTTGTATTACGCCACCTGGAGCGTCTTCCGGGTGATGGGCGAGAACGGCGCGCTGCCCGCTGTGCTGGCCGCCTGGACACCCGACGCGCTGTATCTGCTGGCCGGTGTGGGCCTGCTGTGGGTCGCGGCGCGGCGCTGA
- a CDS encoding acyl-CoA carboxylase subunit beta produces the protein MTQSKTNLELQELIAEMEQRRAAVEAGGGEARQQKQRDAGKLTARGRIDALLDPGSFLEYGTFTEHGGGALMRGVSAPGEGVVTGSGSIDGRQVFVFSQDFTVLGGSLGKRNAQKVAKIMDLAARTGCPIIGLNDSAGARIQEGVDSLSGYGEIFYRNAIYSGVVPQISAILGPCAGGAVYSPALTDFILMSRGSSFMFITGPEVIKSVTREEVTFDELGGADVHTRKSGVAHLEFDGDEAVLAGIRRLLQYLPQNARQKPPPRRTSDSSSRPTPELLERVTPDQRRPYAMHDVIHSVVDEGTFFEIQPDWAKNILCGFAHLGGEVVGIVANNPKVMAGTLNIDASDKAARFIRTCDCYNVPILTLVDVTGFLPGVAQEHAGIIRHGAKMLYAYAEASVPKITLITRKSYGGAYLAMNSRDMGADVVYAWPTAAVAVMGAEGAANIVYRREIQNSENPEATRAEKIAEYKDTFDNPYVAAAKGYIDDVIPMEDTRRRLIATFKMLADKQEQRPYRKHGNEPL, from the coding sequence ATGACCCAGTCCAAGACCAATCTGGAGCTTCAGGAACTCATCGCCGAGATGGAGCAGCGCCGCGCCGCCGTGGAAGCGGGTGGCGGTGAGGCCCGGCAGCAAAAGCAGCGCGACGCCGGAAAGCTGACGGCCAGAGGGCGCATCGATGCTCTGCTCGACCCCGGCAGCTTTCTGGAATACGGCACCTTCACCGAACACGGCGGTGGGGCGCTGATGCGCGGCGTCTCGGCCCCCGGTGAGGGCGTCGTCACCGGGAGCGGCAGCATCGATGGGCGGCAGGTGTTCGTCTTCTCGCAGGATTTCACGGTGCTGGGCGGTTCGCTGGGCAAACGCAACGCCCAGAAAGTCGCCAAGATCATGGATCTGGCTGCCAGGACTGGCTGCCCGATCATTGGCCTCAACGACTCGGCGGGGGCCAGGATTCAGGAAGGCGTGGACAGTCTCAGCGGCTACGGGGAGATTTTTTACCGCAACGCGATTTATTCCGGGGTCGTGCCGCAGATCAGCGCCATTCTGGGGCCGTGCGCGGGCGGGGCTGTCTACTCGCCCGCCCTCACCGACTTCATTCTGATGAGCCGGGGCAGCAGCTTCATGTTCATCACTGGCCCGGAAGTCATTAAAAGCGTGACCCGCGAGGAAGTCACCTTCGACGAGCTGGGCGGCGCGGACGTGCACACCCGCAAGTCCGGCGTGGCCCACCTGGAATTCGACGGCGACGAGGCGGTGCTGGCGGGCATTCGTCGGCTTCTCCAGTACCTGCCGCAGAACGCCCGCCAGAAGCCGCCGCCCCGCCGGACCAGCGATTCGTCCAGCCGCCCGACACCCGAACTGCTGGAGCGCGTCACGCCCGACCAGCGCCGCCCCTACGCCATGCACGACGTGATTCACAGCGTCGTGGACGAGGGAACGTTTTTCGAGATTCAGCCGGACTGGGCCAAGAACATCCTCTGCGGCTTCGCTCACCTCGGCGGCGAGGTGGTGGGCATCGTCGCCAACAACCCCAAGGTCATGGCCGGAACGCTGAATATCGACGCCTCCGACAAGGCCGCCCGCTTTATCCGCACCTGCGACTGCTACAACGTCCCCATTCTGACGTTGGTGGACGTGACGGGCTTTTTGCCCGGCGTGGCGCAGGAACACGCGGGCATCATCCGGCACGGCGCGAAGATGCTCTACGCCTACGCCGAGGCCAGCGTGCCGAAAATCACCCTGATCACCCGCAAGAGTTACGGCGGGGCCTACCTTGCCATGAACAGCCGCGATATGGGCGCGGACGTGGTCTACGCCTGGCCCACCGCCGCCGTCGCCGTGATGGGCGCGGAGGGGGCGGCCAACATCGTCTACCGCCGCGAGATTCAGAACTCCGAGAACCCCGAGGCCACCCGCGCCGAGAAGATCGCCGAGTACAAGGACACCTTCGACAATCCCTACGTGGCCGCCGCCAAGGGCTACATCGACGACGTGATTCCGATGGAAGATACCCGCCGCCGCTTGATTGCCACCTTCAAGATGCTGGCAGACAAACAGGAGCAGCGGCCCTACCGGAAGCACGGGAACGAACCTTTGTAA
- a CDS encoding M20/M25/M40 family metallo-hydrolase yields the protein MPLPESSLPTAADLSPFVEAGLRDLAGLVAFESVSAQRRMLPETAAAVTRLLEAEGFTVRQYPGEVAPILVAEAGEGPRTLLIYNHYDVQPESPLELWDSPPFVLTERGERLYGRGASDDKGEFVSRLAAIRAVKARNSGALPLKVRWIIEGEEEVGSPSLGDFVAQHAAELRADGCWWEFGSVTPDGTPQLFLGLKGIVCLELRCRVADSDLHSSLGAVVENPLWRLAAAVASLRDAAGQVMIPGFHDDVRAPSDADLQAVAALPDARTPLQETYQVSRFLGDAAEHQRRSNFMPVVNVNGFHGGYGEAGSKTVLPASGFVKLDFRLVPDQDPAKVVSLLRAHLAAQGFGDIEVVELESHEFPGRTPADAPFVATVREALEAVYGKAPQVFPSSGGSGPVHAFLHHLGLPVAMMGIGNLGGRVHAPNENILRRDFASGVRFGVVLLEALARGE from the coding sequence ATGCCGCTTCCCGAATCCTCTTTGCCGACTGCCGCCGACCTTTCCCCCTTCGTGGAGGCGGGTCTGCGCGACCTCGCCGGGCTGGTCGCCTTCGAGAGCGTCAGCGCCCAGCGCCGGATGCTGCCGGAAACCGCCGCCGCCGTGACCCGGTTGCTGGAGGCCGAGGGCTTCACAGTGCGCCAGTATCCCGGCGAGGTGGCTCCCATTCTGGTGGCCGAGGCAGGCGAGGGGCCACGCACCCTGCTGATCTACAACCACTACGACGTGCAGCCGGAAAGCCCGCTGGAGCTGTGGGACTCGCCGCCGTTCGTGCTGACCGAGCGCGGTGAACGGCTCTACGGGCGGGGGGCCAGTGACGACAAGGGCGAGTTCGTCTCGCGTCTGGCGGCCATCCGGGCGGTGAAGGCCAGAAACAGCGGCGCGCTCCCGCTGAAGGTGCGCTGGATCATCGAGGGTGAGGAGGAGGTTGGCAGCCCCAGCCTGGGCGACTTCGTGGCGCAGCACGCCGCCGAGTTGCGGGCGGACGGTTGCTGGTGGGAGTTCGGTAGCGTCACGCCCGACGGCACGCCGCAGCTCTTTCTGGGCCTCAAGGGCATCGTCTGTCTGGAGCTGCGCTGCCGGGTGGCCGACTCGGATCTGCACAGCAGTCTCGGCGCGGTGGTCGAGAATCCGCTGTGGCGACTGGCGGCGGCGGTGGCCAGTCTGCGCGACGCGGCGGGCCAGGTCATGATTCCCGGCTTCCACGACGATGTTCGCGCGCCCAGCGACGCCGACCTGCAAGCGGTGGCGGCCCTGCCCGACGCCCGCACCCCGCTGCAAGAGACCTATCAGGTCAGCCGCTTTCTGGGCGACGCTGCCGAGCATCAGCGCCGCAGCAACTTCATGCCGGTGGTCAACGTCAACGGTTTTCACGGCGGCTACGGCGAGGCAGGCAGCAAAACCGTGTTGCCCGCCTCCGGCTTCGTCAAGCTCGATTTCCGGCTGGTGCCGGATCAGGATCCGGCGAAGGTGGTCTCACTTTTGCGTGCCCACCTGGCGGCCCAGGGCTTCGGCGACATCGAGGTCGTCGAGCTGGAATCGCATGAGTTTCCGGGGCGTACGCCCGCCGACGCGCCGTTTGTCGCCACCGTGCGGGAAGCGCTGGAGGCCGTCTACGGCAAGGCCCCACAGGTCTTTCCGTCGAGCGGCGGCAGCGGCCCGGTTCACGCCTTTCTGCACCACCTCGGCCTGCCGGTGGCGATGATGGGCATCGGCAACCTCGGCGGGCGGGTCCACGCACCCAACGAGAACATCCTGCGGCGCGATTTTGCCTCAGGTGTCAGATTTGGGGTGGTGCTGCTGGAAGCGCTGGCGCGGGGAGAGTGA
- a CDS encoding peptidylprolyl isomerase: MSDTNTYTKDGYTQMSALSSERQTKFSSAPKMGEAIQPGKAYQAVFETSKGRIVMDLYPDEAPMTVNSFVYLIRHHYYDSIVFHRVLQDFMAQTGDPTGTGSGGPGYKFADEFNSHHHDKKGVLSMANSGPATNGSQFFITFGPTPHLNGKHTVFGQVVEGQDVLDKLTRIQPGYPGTPDKIEKAYVLEK; this comes from the coding sequence ATGTCAGATACCAATACTTACACCAAAGACGGCTACACCCAGATGAGCGCCCTGAGCAGCGAGCGCCAGACCAAGTTCAGCAGCGCCCCCAAGATGGGCGAGGCGATTCAACCCGGTAAGGCTTACCAGGCCGTGTTCGAGACCAGCAAGGGCCGCATCGTCATGGACCTGTACCCCGATGAAGCGCCGATGACGGTGAACAGCTTCGTGTACCTGATTCGCCACCACTACTACGACAGCATCGTGTTTCACCGGGTACTTCAGGACTTCATGGCCCAGACCGGCGACCCCACCGGCACCGGCTCGGGCGGACCCGGCTACAAATTCGCCGACGAGTTCAACTCGCACCACCACGACAAGAAGGGCGTGCTGAGCATGGCCAATAGCGGCCCCGCCACCAACGGCTCGCAGTTTTTCATCACCTTCGGCCCCACCCCGCACCTCAACGGCAAGCACACCGTCTTCGGTCAGGTCGTGGAAGGCCAGGACGTGCTCGACAAGCTGACGCGCATCCAGCCCGGTTACCCCGGCACGCCCGACAAGATCGAGAAAGCCTACGTGCTGGAGAAGTAA
- a CDS encoding LptF/LptG family permease, translated as MNRSFPRYVFKEVWPLYAAGVLLFFFLQMTDYISGIVGVLLSYHTGLLKGMTLLSYVLPNILNKCLVVAVPFALLMGFGRLAKDSEFKAAYAGGVPPLGLLWPLLLPALVVGAVVYGNAGYLTPTGNARYFNYFYTGIYQQVVQTPTTENYAHAEGGNFFTAGRVESLGNGGPDTLSALTGVVVQTPGGTYSAGSGRWDAAARTWTLLGGYKVDPSGQVTALTSATTFTQTDVIARPPPPNDQSSTPELRAQLAQQQSGTEVYRRTAYELSRRLADAFTPLVFVLAAGALGLGLSNRAWAVGAVILFLAIFYALWNTAPQLAAVGALTPLLAAWLPNLVFTVFGLVLAWRLR; from the coding sequence ATGAACCGTTCTTTTCCCCGCTACGTGTTCAAAGAAGTCTGGCCGCTCTACGCGGCGGGCGTGCTGCTGTTTTTCTTTTTACAGATGACCGATTACATCAGCGGCATCGTGGGCGTGCTGCTGTCGTACCACACCGGGCTGCTCAAGGGGATGACGCTGCTGAGCTACGTGCTGCCCAACATCCTCAATAAATGTCTGGTGGTGGCGGTGCCGTTTGCGCTGCTGATGGGCTTCGGGCGGCTGGCCAAGGACAGCGAATTCAAGGCGGCCTACGCGGGTGGAGTGCCTCCACTGGGGCTGCTGTGGCCGCTGCTGCTGCCCGCGCTGGTTGTGGGAGCCGTCGTCTACGGCAATGCGGGCTACCTGACGCCTACCGGCAACGCCCGGTATTTCAATTACTTTTATACCGGCATCTACCAGCAGGTGGTGCAGACCCCCACCACCGAGAACTACGCCCACGCCGAGGGCGGTAATTTCTTCACGGCGGGGCGGGTCGAGAGCCTGGGCAACGGCGGCCCGGACACCCTCTCGGCCCTGACCGGCGTGGTCGTGCAGACGCCGGGGGGGACCTACAGTGCAGGCAGCGGGCGCTGGGACGCGGCGGCCAGAACCTGGACACTGCTGGGCGGCTACAAAGTCGACCCGTCAGGCCAGGTCACGGCGCTGACGAGTGCAACCACCTTCACCCAGACCGACGTGATCGCCCGCCCGCCGCCGCCCAACGACCAGAGCAGCACGCCCGAGTTGCGTGCCCAACTGGCCCAGCAGCAGAGCGGCACTGAAGTCTACCGCCGCACCGCTTACGAACTCAGCCGCCGCCTGGCCGATGCGTTCACGCCGCTGGTGTTCGTGCTGGCCGCCGGAGCGCTGGGCCTGGGCCTCAGCAACCGGGCCTGGGCGGTAGGCGCAGTCATTCTCTTCCTGGCAATTTTCTACGCCCTGTGGAATACCGCCCCGCAACTGGCCGCCGTGGGCGCGTTGACCCCGCTGCTGGCCGCCTGGCTGCCCAATCTGGTGTTTACCGTGTTCGGTCTGGTGCTGGCCTGGCGGCTGCGGTGA
- the gnd gene encoding phosphogluconate dehydrogenase (NAD(+)-dependent, decarboxylating): MKIGMIGLGKMGGNMVARLLQGGQDVVAYDLSEDNITLAEGRGAEGARTIEELISKLPAPRAVWVMVPSGTATESTVMNLADKMQPGDIIIDGGNSNYKDSQRRAKTLAERGINFVDVGTSGGVWGLKEGYAMMVGGDKAAVESLTPILEVLAPAKNQGWGRMGPAGSGHYVKMVHNGIEYGMMQAYAEGFELMHAKTDMNLDMAQIAELWRYGSVIRSWLLDLTADALSGDPEFSDLSDYVADSGEGRWTVVDALNEGIPAPVITLSVQMRLRSQQKSSYAGKMLSAMRRAFGGHAVKKVETEAEETIVPEAHTPEAARPQNIPASGTKMDGDTARQLGESGKVPVNPNPEDTGNKGAGNQSEGQA, from the coding sequence ATGAAAATCGGCATGATCGGGCTGGGCAAGATGGGCGGCAACATGGTGGCGCGGCTGCTGCAAGGTGGGCAGGACGTGGTGGCCTACGATTTGAGCGAGGACAACATCACGCTGGCCGAGGGCCGGGGAGCCGAGGGTGCCCGCACCATCGAGGAACTCATCAGCAAGTTGCCCGCGCCGCGTGCCGTGTGGGTGATGGTGCCGTCGGGCACGGCCACCGAGAGCACGGTCATGAATCTGGCTGACAAGATGCAGCCGGGCGACATCATCATCGACGGCGGCAACAGCAACTACAAAGACAGCCAGCGCCGCGCCAAGACCCTGGCCGAGCGCGGCATTAACTTTGTGGATGTGGGCACGTCCGGCGGGGTGTGGGGACTGAAAGAGGGCTACGCCATGATGGTTGGCGGCGATAAGGCGGCGGTCGAGAGCTTGACCCCGATTCTGGAAGTGCTGGCTCCGGCCAAGAACCAGGGCTGGGGAAGGATGGGTCCGGCGGGCAGTGGGCACTACGTCAAGATGGTTCACAACGGCATCGAGTACGGCATGATGCAGGCCTACGCCGAGGGCTTCGAGCTGATGCACGCCAAGACCGATATGAACCTCGACATGGCCCAGATTGCTGAGCTGTGGCGCTACGGCAGCGTGATCCGCTCGTGGCTGCTCGACCTGACCGCCGACGCCCTGAGCGGCGACCCGGAGTTCAGCGACCTGTCGGACTACGTGGCCGACTCGGGCGAGGGCCGCTGGACCGTGGTGGACGCCCTGAACGAGGGCATTCCCGCGCCGGTCATCACGCTCAGCGTGCAGATGCGCCTTCGCAGCCAGCAGAAGAGCAGCTACGCAGGCAAGATGCTCTCGGCCATGCGCCGCGCCTTCGGTGGGCACGCCGTCAAGAAAGTGGAAACGGAAGCGGAGGAGACGATCGTGCCCGAGGCCCACACCCCCGAGGCGGCCCGGCCCCAGAACATCCCGGCCTCAGGAACCAAAATGGACGGCGATACGGCCCGTCAGCTCGGTGAAAGTGGCAAAGTACCTGTCAACCCCAACCCTGAAGACACCGGGAACAAGGGCGCAGGCAACCAGAGTGAAGGTCAGGCGTAA
- a CDS encoding carbohydrate kinase family protein yields MPSAHLLADQPLVSVGDLAWDVLAKPDTLLLPGGDTTGRMELSPGGSAANLAVWARRLGHPSTFVGKIGTGRFGELAQAGLEDEGVKAEVIRTPDHPTGVILALIDHRGQRAMLTGQGADWELLPEELPQAVLLGAGHVHLTAWSLFRDPPRGAALAAARLAEQAGATLSLDPGSFQMIQQVGRENFLDWISAVPFDIFFPNADEARAMSGKKNSEAALRWLRGQYPKALIVLKMDEDGALLEGPATPRTHVPATPDTLLDATGAGDAFGGAFLAHYLTHGDPVRAAQVAAQVGGWVVSRFGARPAMDEALRLRLQPFGLMGLEAVTG; encoded by the coding sequence ATGCCTTCCGCTCATCTGCTCGCTGATCAGCCGCTCGTCTCGGTGGGCGACCTCGCCTGGGACGTGCTGGCCAAACCCGACACCCTGCTGCTGCCCGGCGGCGACACCACCGGGCGCATGGAACTCTCGCCCGGCGGGAGCGCAGCCAACCTGGCAGTGTGGGCCCGGCGGCTGGGCCACCCCAGCACCTTTGTCGGCAAGATCGGCACCGGCCGTTTCGGAGAACTGGCGCAGGCGGGCCTGGAAGACGAGGGCGTGAAGGCCGAGGTGATTCGCACGCCCGACCACCCCACCGGGGTCATTCTCGCCTTGATCGACCACCGGGGCCAGCGGGCCATGCTGACCGGGCAGGGGGCCGACTGGGAACTGCTGCCGGAAGAATTGCCGCAGGCGGTGCTGCTCGGGGCGGGCCACGTTCACCTGACCGCCTGGAGCCTCTTTCGCGATCCGCCGCGCGGTGCAGCGCTGGCCGCCGCCCGGCTGGCCGAGCAGGCGGGGGCCACCCTGAGCCTCGATCCCGGCAGCTTTCAGATGATTCAGCAGGTGGGCCGCGAGAATTTCCTCGACTGGATCAGCGCCGTGCCGTTCGATATCTTCTTCCCGAACGCCGACGAGGCCCGCGCCATGAGCGGCAAGAAAAACTCCGAGGCGGCCCTGAGATGGTTGCGCGGGCAGTATCCCAAAGCGCTGATCGTGCTGAAAATGGACGAGGACGGCGCGCTGCTCGAAGGCCCTGCCACCCCGCGCACCCACGTCCCTGCCACCCCCGACACCCTGCTCGACGCCACGGGAGCCGGGGACGCCTTCGGCGGCGCGTTTCTGGCGCATTATCTGACGCATGGTGATCCGGTGAGGGCGGCGCAGGTGGCCGCGCAGGTGGGCGGCTGGGTGGTGTCGCGCTTCGGGGCGCGTCCAGCGATGGACGAGGCGCTCCGGCTGAGGTTGCAGCCGTTCGGGCTGATGGGTCTTGAAGCGGTGACCGGGTGA